TATGGCCCAGAGAGTTCCGGTAAAACGACTTTTTGTCTCAGCTTGATTGCAGAGGCGCAAAAAAACGGCGGAACCGCAGTCTTTATCGACGTCGAACATGCCCTAGATCCCCGCTACGCCAAAGTCGTTGGCGTGGACGTGGACAACCTGATGGTGGCACAGCCAGAGAGTGGCGAAGATGCACTCAATATTGCCGAGCAGTTGATCCGCTCAGGCGCCGTCGATGTCGTAGTCGTCGACTCGGTGGCTGCCCTCGTATCTAAGACTGAGCTCGATGGTCAGATGGGTGACACCACCGTGGGTCTTCAGGCGCGCATGATGAGCCAGGCGATGCGCCGTCTCACTGGTGCGATCAGTAAGACCAGCTGTGTCTGCGTCTTTACCAATCAGATCCGCGAGAAAATCGGTGTGATGTTCGGTAATCCCGAGACTCAGCCGGGAGGCCGCGCTCTGAAGTTTTTCGCATCAGTGCGCATGGACATCCGCCGAATTGGGCAAATTAAAGAGCCATCTGGTAAAGTAACAGGTAACCGGACCCGCCTCAAGGTGGTCAAAAACAAGATCGCTCCGCCTTTCACAGAGTGTGAATTCGATATCATGTATAATGAGGGTATCTCTCAGACAGGCTCCATTCTCGATCTCGGTCTCGAGCACAAGATCTTGGAAAAGAAAGGGGCCTGGATTTCCTATAAGGGTAACTTAATCGGCCAAGGCCGCGAACAGGCGAAAAACCATTTATACGAGACACCCGAACTCATGGCGGAACTTCGCGAGAAAATCCTCGAAAAGGTCAACGTGAGCGTGGGGAAGGTCTTAGCCAAAGGCGAAGAAGACATTGCAGAATAATAGGGTCCCTGTATTCGTGTGTTTTTAAGCGACAGGGTCTTCTAGACCCTGGAGAGTGTAACGAACTGAATTTAGGTGCAATTGAAACAACGAGGACATCTCCCCAAATGCCTCTCGTGTAGTCGCCCCGCTCTGTCGGGGCGCAGACCGTTGTTCTGTTCAGACCATAGTGGCGAGCCGACAGAGCGCCTCATCGACAACTGCTAATACCGATAAGCGATAGCGAGTAGTCGCTCTTTTCCGCCAGGTAACTCGTCGACGACTCTCTCTGAATAACAAATCGTAATACTCCCCATCCACTGAATTGACCTGCGGCCAAAGACCTTTCTCTCCTTCTGGCTTTCATCTGCGATCTGCATGCGTAGGGTCAGCGGATGGATTTTGAAGATAGCATCGTGGCTTTGGCGACTCCGCAGGGGGAGTCTGCGATCGCTATGGTGCGGCTCACAGGGCCATCTGTTTTTGAAATCGCTTCGGGTAGCTTGGGTTGGACTGAGCGGCGCGGTGTGCGTAAGAATGTGTATGCGTCTTACCAAGATGTTGAGAATGAAGTCTTGGATGATGTTGTTTACTCTGCCTATGGCGGCCCCGCCTCTTACACAGGCCAGGATATGCTGGAGATCAGTTGCCATGGAAGCCCGTTCATTGCGCGTAAGATTTTGGATGATTGCGTCGCACGGGGTTGTCGGTTGGCGGAGCCAGGTGAATTTACACAGCGGGCTTTCCATTTTGGAAAAATGGATCTGAGCCAGGCCGAGGCAGTCATCGAGCTGATTCATGCACGCAGCGAAGCGGCACGTAAAGTAGCCCTGAGACAAGTGGGTGGGGGAGTGACCCGACTTGTGAGTGAATTAACCGAAGAGTTACTGGGCATCCTAGCCCACCTTGAAGCCTACATCGATTTTCCTGAAGAAGACCTCCCTACTGAGGATACTGCCGCACCCCCTGCGCGGATTGTCTCGCTCAGAGAGAAGGTCGGGACTCTTTCCAAGACGAGTCGCTACCGTTCCCTGTTTACCGAGGGAATCCAAACCGCTTTTGTCGGCTCACCCAATGCGGGTAAAAGCAGTCTCTTGAACGCGTTTCTGGGAGAAGAGCGTGCCTTGGTGAGCGACATTGCAGGAACGACACGGGATTATATCCGTGAGCAGTTCAATCTTGGGCCGTTCAACATTCAGATTCTCGATACTGCGGGTTTGAGAGATCAATCGAATGATACGATCGAGGAGATGGGTATGCGTCGCACGATCGAGCAAGCTAGCCGCGCTGACTGTATCCTTTGGGTGATTGATGGGGATCGGCCCGATTGGAGTTTGCCCGACCAACACCCAGATATTTTTTCCTCACAGTTTTGTTATGCGTTGATTAATAAAGCAGACCTGGAGACGCCTGTGGTGCCAGAAGGCATACAACAGAGTTTTAAGCTATTCTCTGTTTCCGCGGTAAGTGGTGCGGGCTTGGATACTTTTCAGGCTGCTTGGCTGAATGACCTCGAGTCGAGTTTGCCCGACCTATCGTCACAGTCTGTTATTGTGAGCGCACGGCATTCAGAGGCTCTGGATACCGCCTCGGTTTCATTGACAGCAGCACACGCAAAATTGCTGAACCAGGAGCCGACAGAGTTGGCTGTAAGCGATTTGAGAGAGGCTCTAGAAGCGTTCGGTCGTATCATTGGAGAGGTGGATAATGAGCGTATGCTCGACCAATTGTTCAAAACCTTCTGTATTGGGAAATGAAGCGAGGCTTTCATTTTGGTAAAAAGCACGAACCTTACGATGTGATCGTCTGTGGCGGTGGGCATGCGGGGTGCGAAGCGGCATTAGCTGCGGCGCGGATGGGAGCTCATGTGCTCCTACTGAGCGGAAATATCGATACCATCGCTCAGATGAGCTGTAATCCGGCGATTGGCGGCCAGGCTAAAGGCCATATGGTACGAGAAATCGACGCTTTGGGCGGTGAGATGGCGATGAATACCGACCTGACTGGGATCCAGTTTCGACTGCTCAACGCCTCCAAAGGACCGGCCGTACAGGCCCCGCGCGCTCAGTGTGACAAAAAAGCTTACCAGTTTCGTATGAAGCACCGTATCGAGCTACAGCAGAATCTGTTTCTCTTCCAAGCTATGGTGACTGGCTTGATTTTTGAGCAAGATCGAGTGGTAGGGGTGCGGACGAACCTAGAAGTCGATTTTTTTGGGAAAACCGTCGTTGTCACTACAGGGACATTTCTCCGCGGTCTCATGCACGTGGGTAAGAATAAAAATGAGGGTGGGCGTATGGGGGATTTTACTGCCAAGACCCTTTCTACCAGTTTCACCGATGCCGGGATCGAATTACAGCGTCTCAAGACAGGCACACCCCCACGGATTTTAGGCAGCTCGATCAACTTTGATAAACTAGAAGAGCAGTTCGGGGACAAGGAACCGACGGTATTTGCTTTCCACGATACACGTGATGATGGCGACCCATTGTATGTCGAGCGCCCTGGACAAAGTGGGGTGGGCTGGATGCCGGGCACAGATCAGGTGTCGTGTTGGATCACCTACACTAACGATCGCACTGCCGAGATCATCCATAGCAACCTTCACCAGTCGGCCATGTATGGTGGAGAGATTGAAGGCGTGGGCCCCCGTTATTGTCCGAGCATTGAAGATAAAGTGGTGCGCTTTGCTCACAAAGACCGCCATCAGCTCTTCCTGGAGCCTGAAGGGCGTCACACCGACGAATGGTATATCAACGGCATCTCCACGAGTTTGCCATTCGATGTCCAGGTATCGATGCTTCAGTCTGTAGAAGGGCTGGAAGATGTGGTCCTGATGCGTGCCGCTTATGCTGTCGAATACGATTTTGCACCACCGACGCAGTTGTTCCCTAGCTTGGAGTCAAAAAAAGTGGAGAACCTCTTTTTCGCGGGGCAGATCAATGGGACGTCCGGCTATGAGGAAGCCGGGGGACAAGGGCTCATTGCGGGCATGAACGCCGTTCTCAAAACACGTGATCAGGATCCTGTTGTTTTGGGTCGCCATGAAGGTTACATAGGAGTCTTGATCGACGATCTGGTGACCAAGGGCACACAAGAGCCCTACCGCATGTTCACTTCTCGTGCTGAATATCGGCTGCTGCTGAATCACCACAGCGCTGAGTTGCGCCTTTATCATCACGCACGTCATTGCGGCTTAGTCGATAATGCACGACTGGAGCGCATGAAGGCTAAGATCAATGATGTTGAAAACTGGGTAAATAGACTCAATAGCGATAAAGCTAAGGGTGGAACCTGGGGGGACGCAATGCGCCGTGGTGAATCTCAGGAAACTCTACCTGAGGCATTTAGAAGCCTGCCGCAGGGAGTTCGCGATGAAGTCCTCTATCGCGTCAAGTATCAGGGCTATCTCGATCGCGAACTGCGTACAATAGAGAAGCTCAAACAGATCGAGCACGTCAAGATACCTGATGATTTTGATTACGGCACCATCAAGGGAATGCGCGCAGAGAGCGTTCAGAAGCTCAGGCAGATCGAGCCCAAAACACTGGGGCAAGCCAACCGAATCAGCGGCATCAATCCAGCAGACATCAGCATTCTGATGGTCATGCTCGACGCCCGAAAACGGCGTTAAATGTTCGTTTCTGGGAGGTTTTCCAGATCGTCTTTGTCCTTGTATCGGCCTGCTGCTCGTTTGGCCTCGCGAAGCATACTCAGTCCAAGGAACCGTATTTCGATACTGCCGATGGATGTGGTCTCAGCGGTTTCGAAACTTGTTTGGAAATCGATTCCTTTTACCTGAGTCAAAATGTCGATTGCCAGGGGTGGTTTCCCGAAAGTGAATACGTCTGTCGTGTCAGTGCATAGGAAATTTCTGAGTGAAATCGCAGTAGTCGGTAGACCAAAATGCTTAAAAGCTTCGTTAAGCCTTTGATAATTGGCCTCTGTTTGCCGAACCCAGATATCTAAGTCTCCAGTCGTCCTGGAGTAACCATGCAAAACAACTGCGTATCCACCTACTAAAATGTAATCGACTCGTGATTGGTTCAGCGCTTCGAGAAAGTCTACAAAATCTGGCCAGAATACGCCTTCAGTCTCTGGCATGGTCACGCCTCCTTAAACCCGAAAATACCTTCTCCATTTTCGGGGTAGAATTGCCCAGGCCGTATGCGGATCGCATAAGCATAAGAAACACCTCACCATGCTCTTTTGGGCTTAGCTTTCGATAGTGGGCCTGATGATCTGCGGCACTCTTAAAAGTGTTTATCGAGAAAGCAGATTTATCCATGTGCATGCTTAGACCGTAGACGGCTGTTCCAAAGCCTGCCAGAGAATTTGTGCATGCAATCTGTGATCCCAAGTGATGCATTGATATGTTACAGCTGGATCATTGTTCCGTTACGGAAACATGTCAGCCACTCCATCAGTTCTGTAACAATTTGATAATCAGGAGTGATAGGTGTGTACTGCGCGCGTGAGGCCAGGCCTTTGTTTCCGGTTGCGTGCTGATTTGGGTCTGTTTTCCTGTGATACTCGTTATGACAAACAATCCCAACTCAGGAAAGCGGATCTTGGTCATCGATGATGAACCCGATGTCACTGAACTCATAGGCTATAAGCTTGAGCAGGAGGGCTATACCGTGGATGTGATGCAGGACCCGCTTTTGATCATGGGTCGTGCTCGGGATTTTCGTCCGGATTTATTTATTTTGGATATTATGATGCCCGAGCTGAACGGCCTTCAGATTTGCCGGATGATTCGGGCGGATTCGACACTGAAGAACGTGCCGATCATTTTCCTCACTGCGCGAGGCGATACCGAAGACCGCATTACTGGGCTAGAAACGGGCGCTGACGATTACATTTCTAAGCCTTTCAATGCGAAAGAGCTTATCCTTCGTATCCAGTCTATCTTTAAACGTATGGGAAGTAACGAGCCGCGTGCGTCTTCACGTATTGAAGTTGGCTTGGTCGTCGTCGACGATGAGCTCCACCGCGTGACGGTTGATGGAAGGCAAATTGAGCTTACGGCGACAGAATTTCGGTTGCTCAAGCTTCTTATGGAGCGCAAAGGCCGGGTCCAGACTCGGGAAAATCTCCTCATCAATGTGTGGAATTATGATTCCGACATTGAGACCCGCACGGTCGATACGCATGTCCGCCGTCTGCGAGAAAAACTCGGAGAAGAAGTCAACATTATCGAGACGGTGCGTGGGGTGGGTTATCGGGTTATTGACCGATAGCAATTAGCAATATCATGGGCGGACAGGCGATTTGGGTCCTCATCAGTGGCATACTGGCAACGGGCGTTTTCTGGTTTTGGTGGCAGCGCCGCTCACTCTTGCGCCAGGTAGATCAATTGTGCTCCGCTATCGACTCACGTCGTAATTCATTACTGTCCCGGCGTGCCCATCCTTCGATTCAGCGCCTGTTTTCCATAGCTGTCCAGCTTGTCGAAGACCATACACAGTCTAACCAGGCTAAGTCCGATCACCTGACCCAGATCGAGACGACCTTTGGTAATATCCAGGAAGCGGTGCTCATCCTTAACGCTTCCAACTACATTGTTTTGGCCAACCAGTCGGCGCGCGATCTTTTGGCAGCTGGCCGCTCGGTGAATGGGCGCCGGCTCGAACGTGTTCTACGCAGTGCCAGCTTTTTGGACTACGTGAACCGTGTTAAAGCCGGCCAAAAACTTCCCCGTCAGGAAGTTGAAGTCAGCCAAGACAAGCGTCAGTTCTGGTTTGAGGTCTCTGGAACCGTCGTGACCAATGCTGTGGACGACGAGCGCATTACTTTATTCGTCCTTCATGATATCACGCGTTTGCGCCAGTTGGAGAAAATGCGCAAAGAATTCGTGGCAAATGTCTCTCACGAGCTGCGCACACCCCTTACGGTCATCAAGGGTTATAGTGATACCCTGGTTGAAGATCATGATAGTCTCGATGCGGAGGCCCGTGGTCGTTTCCTCGAAAAAATCCAGAAGAATGTGGAGCGTCTCCATCTCTTGATAGAGGATCTGCTCACGATATCTCGCCTAGAGAGTAATCCTGAGCATGTGCGCCGGAGTTTGGCTAACCCGGCTGATATTGCGCGTGAGATTCAGGATACCTTCCAACGCCGTCTCGAAAACGAAAACCAGAGCATTGAAGTGGATGTCGGCTCCGATGTGCCAGATGTGATGATCGATGCGGTTAAGGTCTCACAGGTTTTCGAAAACTTGGTGGAAAATGCTTTCCGTTACGCCGGGGAATTTAAGCGCATCGTGCTCTCCGTGAGTCTCGATCGAGAGCGCAGCTTGATCGTATGTTCTGTCGCAGACGATGGCGTGGGGATTCCCGAGCAGGACCAATCCCATCTATTCGAGCGCTTTTATAGGGTCGACAAAGGCCGTAGCCGTGATCGCGGGGGCACCGGACTGGGGCTGAGCATCGTGAAGCATATTGTTCAACTCCATGGGGGACAGGTTTCCTTGGATAGCGAACTCGGTAAGGGCTCGACCTTCACCTTCACTCTACCTTTAGAACAGCAGCTCGTTCATCATTGAGCCGTATGTCTATGTGCGCTGAATTGTCCGGATGATGGACGAAGCTACCCGCCAGCGACTCGCAGAAGAAAAAGCCCAGCGCCAACAGGTCATGCGTGATCGCCTGGCGGAGGCATTTCCAGGGCAGGATGGGATCACTCTGGAGATAGGCTGTGGCCATGGGCGTTGGCTAGCGAGTTTCGCCGAAGTGCATCCGGAGCGACGGTGCGTGGGGATCGATCTCATCTCTCGCCGGATTCGTTTTGGTGAGGATAAGCAATCAAAGCGTGCCCTCAGCAACGTGTTATTCCTCAAAGCGGAATGCACAGAATTCATTGGGGCCCTGGCTCCACAATGGCAGCTCGACGATTGTTTCATGCTTTTTCCTGATCCTTGGCCCAAAAAGCGCCACCATAAGAAACGCATGGTTCAGGATGCCTTTCTGAGTCAGTTGCGCCAGGTGATGAAGCCCAGTGGCCGCTTTTACTTTAGAACCGACCAAACGGATTATTTTGCATGGACGGAAGAGAAAGTGGAAAAACATCCCGACTGGTCCCTAGCAGTCGACGCTCAGTGGCCGCATGAACACAGCAGCTATTTCCAAGATATCTTGCCTGATTTTCAGTCCCTATTGGCAGTCCCGCAGGATTGAGGATATATACCAGACAGTTGTAGGGCGATGGCGAGAGCAATTGCTGGATAGCTGCTCACGCGCACCTTCGTATTTATTCTATTGTCAGAAACGCCATTTCCACCTTCTTGCTAAAAGGATGAAGCCGCTCATCGGAACTATCATCTTCGAAGGATTCGAGCTTTTGGATACTTATGGTCCGCTGGAACTCTTCCTCATCATTCCAGATCTTTTTGAATCGGTTGTCCTAGGGAAATCGACCGGGGAAGTCAAAAGCAGCCAAGGTCCGAGAGGTGTCGCTGAGCAGAGTATGCAAGATGTCGACCGTGTGGATATATTACTCATACCCCGGAGGGTTTGGAACACGAGCGCTCGTTGAAGATGAGGCATTCCTAAAAGATTTGAAGCGTTTGGCAGCGACGGCCGAATATGTCTGCAGCGTGTGCACCGGTGCTGGTGTATTGGCCAAAGCAGGTATTCTGGACGGCAAGAACGCGACCACGAATAAAGCGGCTTGGACTTGGCCTACGTCTCAAGGGGAAAAGGTAAACTGGCTTCCCGAAGCCCGGTGGGTCGAGGACGGTAATTATTTCACGTCTTCAGGTGTATCCGCGGGAATGGATATGGCCTTAGGATTGATTGAGCGCATTCACGGAAGAGAGACCAGCCTAGAGGTGGCGAAAGCTGCCGAATACACCTGGCACGAAGATCGCGATGTAGATCCGTTTGCTAGGATCCACGGACTGGTTTAGTCCCGTTGTTAGAGGAACTTTAGGGCGTCCTTAACGAAGACAATAGAAATTTATCCGCGAATGGACGGTAATGAACGCGAATTCTAATGTATTGCGGCCAGCGGCAAATGACTGCTGGGCTAGTCCTGTGACCGCCGGCGAGCGTCGGGCTCACTCGATTTCGATGGATAGCGCACCTGCATTCCCGCGCCGTATTGTCCCTTTCTCAGAAAAACCAGTTGAAGCATTTTAAAACTATGAGAACAGATATCTTCAAATACACAGTCGCGCGCTCGTTACTCAGATTTATACCGGTATTTTTTCTGGGTTTAGCCCTCGGTTTTATTCTCTCAAATAACGGCCCTAGTGTTTCTGAGGGTTTTGATGGGCTAGAGCACGACAAGGGCAGCGTGCCATCACTGGAGACCACTGAACTGGATCCCATAAACGCAGGAGATCCTCCTGCTGACGCATCAGAGAGCTCAACTGAAGCGGTTATGTGGGAAGCCAGCGCTTCAAAGGCTTCAAGCTCAACAACAACGCTTTGGGAAGAGCGCGCTAACCTGTCTATTCCGCGAGAGGTGGTCGACGGTATGAAGATCCAACTCGTGGACGAAGGTTTGCAGTTGAGTCCTTCGATGGAGGCGCTCTTAGACCTTAATCAAAATGATTCACGCCGCGTGCAGGACGTCATAGATGGGTTTTTCGACCGTATGAAAAATATGGAGCTCGAGATCACCGAGTCCGGAGATTTTGATGAAGCATCGGGCAGTATTACCTTCTTTATCCCAGCTCTGGAGGAAGCGACACAGATAGAACTTCAGGAGTCATTACAATCTGAGTTGATAGCCGTTTTAGGAGAGCCGCGCGCCGAATTCTTTCTCCGTCATGGCCAAAATGAACTGAATCGGTTTACCGGATATTTTGGGAGTCGAAACCGGCAACTCACTTTCAAGCTCGGTGATGGAATAAATAAGATTGAGACCTATGTTTATAGAGGTGACGACCCCCAGTCAGGCGCTATGTGGGGTCGTTATTATCCGGCCGATCAAGTTGCTCCCCGCTATAACCACTTGATGCAGATTGTGGGAGAATAAGGCTAAGCACGCAGGTCCAGCCGTGCACTTGGATCTAGGGGATCTACGTTTTCTTTGATAGAGGTAATGGCCGACTGATTGGTGATCCATGTTGACTTCGATACCCGCTACGATCCGCTTCGTAAAGATGAATAAGCCTCCCGAGTTTGATGCATCGGTTTTTGAACATGTCGCAGATGTCGTTAAGCGGCGTCGCACCTTGAAAGTCTTGGGTGATTTCGAAGCCCCGAGGCATATCGATCCTAAGTTGGCGGCAGAGCATCAGTCGTCGGTGTTGGAGGCCTTATATTTGGCGGGGCAGGCTCCCTTTCACTACGACCGGGGTGCCGATGGAATCGCCGAGCTTTGGCGGGCCTACCCCATGTGGCATCCGCAGTGTCGGGAGCTCGCTGAAGTCTTTCATGATTGGTTCCCAGATGCAGGTGTGACCAATAAGCTGCCGAGTATGTTGGTAGGTTGCGGGGCGCTTGTTCTCATTACCTGGTTGCCACAGTTTCGTGATCGCGAGGTGCTTACCGCAGCGCAGGTGGCGATGGATGACGAGCACCTCGCTGCTGCGTCGGCCATGGTGCAGAACCTCCTTCTGCTCCTGACCGCTAAAAATATGGGGACTTATTGGTCGGGCGGAGGACAGCTGGGTTCGGCGCGGTGCTTTGAACAATTCGGCATCTCGAAAACTGAGAAACTCCTCGCGGCCGTGTTTATTGAATACCCGGAAATGCGTCAGGAAACTATCGAGCGAAAGCCCGGCAAGTTACGGGATGCTCGATGTAAGGATTGGGTGCGTGTGCTTGGAGTTTAGACGCCTTCCTAAAAATCGGAGAACCGCTCTCACAGACACCCCAGGACGGGGATTTTGCTGTTAGGTTGAGTGATCTTGACAGTGGCCTTAAGTTGTACAGGTTTTCTGTACTATGGAATCTACATATACAGAGACAAGAAGTAATTTTGCCGATATGTGGGATAAGGTGATTGATCATCGAGAACCATTGATTGTTCATCGCCGCGGGGCCGAGGATATCGCAATGCTGCCCGCAGCGGAATTATCGAGCTTGCAGGAAACAGCGCATTTGTTGAGATCGCCCAAGAACGCCCAGCGTTTACTGGCGGCTTTGTCAGCTTCGATGTCTCAAGAAGGGGAAGACATCACTCTCGATGCATTAAAAGCCCAATGTATCGATGAGCGATAGCAGCTACACTTGTGTCGTTCAAAAGCAATTTCGTGAAGATCTAGAAGCATGGGTGAAGCTCGACCGGAAAACTGCACTCAAGGTGCTTTCCATTGTGGAGGAGGTATTGAGAGATCCGTTTTCTGGTAGAGGAAAACCTGAGCCCCTAAAGTATTTACCCGGCAATGTTTGGTCACGTCGGATCACCCAAGAAGATCGGCTGGTTTACAGGGTCTATGGGCAGACGGTCGATTTCCTTCAGTGTAAATATCACTATTGATAGGAAGAGAACCGAATATCTGATTGGTGCTAGAGCACCTTGCGCGAGTTTTGTCTGGTTTCGTCTGGGCAATGGGTCACGTCAAAGCGTGCCGCGCCAAGACAATGGCTAAAACACTGTCTCGGGCCATTCAACATCGACACAAAAAAACCCCACGGCGACTGCCATGGGGTTTTTGAAAAGAATTGTTAAGCCTTTTGAAGCCTAGCCTTATTCAGCCTGAGCAACTGTCTCTTCTTCGGCCGCTTCCTCGATTGGGTTTTCGGAAACGATCTCGAAGGTGAGTTCAGCTTGGGCCTGAGCGTGCACTTTGATGGTCGTGCTGTGCTGGCCGAGGGTTTTAACCGGGGCGTCGAGGGAGACCTTTTTCTTGTCGATCTCGATGCCACTTTCGGCGAGCTTTTCGTGCAGGTCGCCAGCTGTGATGGCACCAAACATTTTACCGCCTTCGC
Above is a window of Opitutales bacterium DNA encoding:
- the trmB gene encoding tRNA (guanosine(46)-N7)-methyltransferase TrmB — protein: MMDEATRQRLAEEKAQRQQVMRDRLAEAFPGQDGITLEIGCGHGRWLASFAEVHPERRCVGIDLISRRIRFGEDKQSKRALSNVLFLKAECTEFIGALAPQWQLDDCFMLFPDPWPKKRHHKKRMVQDAFLSQLRQVMKPSGRFYFRTDQTDYFAWTEEKVEKHPDWSLAVDAQWPHEHSSYFQDILPDFQSLLAVPQD
- a CDS encoding nitroreductase — encoded protein: MNKPPEFDASVFEHVADVVKRRRTLKVLGDFEAPRHIDPKLAAEHQSSVLEALYLAGQAPFHYDRGADGIAELWRAYPMWHPQCRELAEVFHDWFPDAGVTNKLPSMLVGCGALVLITWLPQFRDREVLTAAQVAMDDEHLAAASAMVQNLLLLLTAKNMGTYWSGGGQLGSARCFEQFGISKTEKLLAAVFIEYPEMRQETIERKPGKLRDARCKDWVRVLGV
- a CDS encoding type II toxin-antitoxin system prevent-host-death family antitoxin, translating into MESTYTETRSNFADMWDKVIDHREPLIVHRRGAEDIAMLPAAELSSLQETAHLLRSPKNAQRLLAALSASMSQEGEDITLDALKAQCIDER
- the mnmE gene encoding tRNA uridine-5-carboxymethylaminomethyl(34) synthesis GTPase MnmE yields the protein MDFEDSIVALATPQGESAIAMVRLTGPSVFEIASGSLGWTERRGVRKNVYASYQDVENEVLDDVVYSAYGGPASYTGQDMLEISCHGSPFIARKILDDCVARGCRLAEPGEFTQRAFHFGKMDLSQAEAVIELIHARSEAARKVALRQVGGGVTRLVSELTEELLGILAHLEAYIDFPEEDLPTEDTAAPPARIVSLREKVGTLSKTSRYRSLFTEGIQTAFVGSPNAGKSSLLNAFLGEERALVSDIAGTTRDYIREQFNLGPFNIQILDTAGLRDQSNDTIEEMGMRRTIEQASRADCILWVIDGDRPDWSLPDQHPDIFSSQFCYALINKADLETPVVPEGIQQSFKLFSVSAVSGAGLDTFQAAWLNDLESSLPDLSSQSVIVSARHSEALDTASVSLTAAHAKLLNQEPTELAVSDLREALEAFGRIIGEVDNERMLDQLFKTFCIGK
- a CDS encoding response regulator transcription factor → MTNNPNSGKRILVIDDEPDVTELIGYKLEQEGYTVDVMQDPLLIMGRARDFRPDLFILDIMMPELNGLQICRMIRADSTLKNVPIIFLTARGDTEDRITGLETGADDYISKPFNAKELILRIQSIFKRMGSNEPRASSRIEVGLVVVDDELHRVTVDGRQIELTATEFRLLKLLMERKGRVQTRENLLINVWNYDSDIETRTVDTHVRRLREKLGEEVNIIETVRGVGYRVIDR
- the recA gene encoding recombinase RecA is translated as MSAKSISKNENPQKALDLAFSAINKQFGEGALMRLGDASKLQVECISTGSIALDLALGGAGLPRGRICEIYGPESSGKTTFCLSLIAEAQKNGGTAVFIDVEHALDPRYAKVVGVDVDNLMVAQPESGEDALNIAEQLIRSGAVDVVVVDSVAALVSKTELDGQMGDTTVGLQARMMSQAMRRLTGAISKTSCVCVFTNQIREKIGVMFGNPETQPGGRALKFFASVRMDIRRIGQIKEPSGKVTGNRTRLKVVKNKIAPPFTECEFDIMYNEGISQTGSILDLGLEHKILEKKGAWISYKGNLIGQGREQAKNHLYETPELMAELREKILEKVNVSVGKVLAKGEEDIAE
- a CDS encoding Txe/YoeB family addiction module toxin encodes the protein MSDSSYTCVVQKQFREDLEAWVKLDRKTALKVLSIVEEVLRDPFSGRGKPEPLKYLPGNVWSRRITQEDRLVYRVYGQTVDFLQCKYHY
- the mnmG gene encoding tRNA uridine-5-carboxymethylaminomethyl(34) synthesis enzyme MnmG, coding for MKRGFHFGKKHEPYDVIVCGGGHAGCEAALAAARMGAHVLLLSGNIDTIAQMSCNPAIGGQAKGHMVREIDALGGEMAMNTDLTGIQFRLLNASKGPAVQAPRAQCDKKAYQFRMKHRIELQQNLFLFQAMVTGLIFEQDRVVGVRTNLEVDFFGKTVVVTTGTFLRGLMHVGKNKNEGGRMGDFTAKTLSTSFTDAGIELQRLKTGTPPRILGSSINFDKLEEQFGDKEPTVFAFHDTRDDGDPLYVERPGQSGVGWMPGTDQVSCWITYTNDRTAEIIHSNLHQSAMYGGEIEGVGPRYCPSIEDKVVRFAHKDRHQLFLEPEGRHTDEWYINGISTSLPFDVQVSMLQSVEGLEDVVLMRAAYAVEYDFAPPTQLFPSLESKKVENLFFAGQINGTSGYEEAGGQGLIAGMNAVLKTRDQDPVVLGRHEGYIGVLIDDLVTKGTQEPYRMFTSRAEYRLLLNHHSAELRLYHHARHCGLVDNARLERMKAKINDVENWVNRLNSDKAKGGTWGDAMRRGESQETLPEAFRSLPQGVRDEVLYRVKYQGYLDRELRTIEKLKQIEHVKIPDDFDYGTIKGMRAESVQKLRQIEPKTLGQANRISGINPADISILMVMLDARKRR
- a CDS encoding PAS domain-containing protein translates to MGGQAIWVLISGILATGVFWFWWQRRSLLRQVDQLCSAIDSRRNSLLSRRAHPSIQRLFSIAVQLVEDHTQSNQAKSDHLTQIETTFGNIQEAVLILNASNYIVLANQSARDLLAAGRSVNGRRLERVLRSASFLDYVNRVKAGQKLPRQEVEVSQDKRQFWFEVSGTVVTNAVDDERITLFVLHDITRLRQLEKMRKEFVANVSHELRTPLTVIKGYSDTLVEDHDSLDAEARGRFLEKIQKNVERLHLLIEDLLTISRLESNPEHVRRSLANPADIAREIQDTFQRRLENENQSIEVDVGSDVPDVMIDAVKVSQVFENLVENAFRYAGEFKRIVLSVSLDRERSLIVCSVADDGVGIPEQDQSHLFERFYRVDKGRSRDRGGTGLGLSIVKHIVQLHGGQVSLDSELGKGSTFTFTLPLEQQLVHH